One part of the Vibrio hyugaensis genome encodes these proteins:
- a CDS encoding GNAT family N-acetyltransferase, with product MLEWRIKKFADLSVQELYDFLQQRVNIFIVNMNTPYSDLDGKDNHPDTYHVMGYDNERLVAYSRIMPPKLGYPVDVLPLLNSDANDVRIGRVIVAEDYRGKNIGNQLMQVSFDATRKIYPNDSIFISAQAHLKDYYGKFGFDVVTDSYLEDGCTMLGLRHIPKVIGST from the coding sequence ATGCTCGAATGGAGAATTAAGAAATTCGCAGACCTGTCTGTTCAAGAGCTTTACGATTTTTTGCAGCAAAGAGTCAATATTTTCATCGTGAACATGAACACGCCATACAGCGATTTGGATGGTAAAGATAACCATCCCGACACCTACCACGTGATGGGATATGATAACGAACGTCTGGTGGCTTATAGTCGCATTATGCCTCCGAAACTCGGATACCCCGTTGACGTTTTACCCTTGCTGAACTCTGATGCCAATGACGTGCGTATTGGTCGCGTTATCGTCGCAGAGGATTACAGAGGGAAAAACATCGGCAACCAATTGATGCAAGTGAGCTTCGATGCCACAAGAAAGATCTACCCGAACGACAGCATTTTTATATCCGCACAAGCACACTTGAAAGACTACTACGGCAAGTTCGGCTTCGATGTTGTCACCGATAGCTACTTGGAGGATGGGTGCACTATGTTAGGTCTTAGACACATTCCGAAAGTTATCGGCTCAACATAA
- a CDS encoding MOSC domain-containing protein: MKKLGVVNSVLAGKTVAFAHGSKSAINKQVLPQRQHATELGFTTDEQGDPRFHGGIQKALHIYPSEHYPVWQKELGDKAIFQSAGAFGENLSSSGVTEASICLKDKIRIGSTLLEVSQGRMPCWKLNVRFEQNDMARRLQDTLRTGWYFRVLQEGDIGAGDEIILCERPYPDWSLARIMGAVFTGCLDKTELSQLAELPLVESWGKLVERRLETGEVEDWEMRLVGPTAG; the protein is encoded by the coding sequence ATGAAGAAGTTAGGCGTAGTTAACAGCGTATTAGCAGGTAAAACCGTTGCCTTTGCGCATGGTTCGAAAAGTGCGATTAACAAACAGGTTCTGCCGCAGCGTCAGCATGCAACAGAGCTGGGTTTTACCACTGATGAACAAGGCGATCCACGCTTTCATGGTGGGATTCAAAAAGCCCTTCATATTTACCCAAGCGAGCACTATCCAGTTTGGCAGAAAGAGTTAGGCGATAAAGCGATTTTCCAATCAGCTGGGGCGTTCGGTGAAAACCTAAGCTCAAGTGGCGTAACAGAAGCATCCATTTGCTTGAAAGATAAGATCCGCATCGGCTCAACCTTGTTAGAAGTGTCACAAGGGCGTATGCCTTGCTGGAAACTCAACGTTCGCTTCGAGCAAAACGACATGGCAAGAAGACTGCAAGACACGCTTCGAACAGGCTGGTACTTCCGAGTGTTGCAAGAAGGCGATATCGGTGCAGGTGACGAAATTATTCTGTGCGAAAGACCTTACCCAGACTGGTCATTGGCTCGCATCATGGGCGCTGTGTTTACTGGTTGCCTAGATAAAACAGAGCTAAGTCAGCTGGCGGAACTTCCATTGGTTGAATCTTGGGGCAAGCTTGTTGAACGCCGCCTAGAAACCGGTGAAGTCGAAGATTGGGAAATGCGCTTGGTTGGTCCGACTGCAGGTTAA
- a CDS encoding rhodanese-like domain-containing protein, with protein sequence MAQTIIKGIKALAEEARLSVADLSIKDAKALFENEDYVFVDVREADERRKLGVIPGAFTCPRGMLEFLIDPECPAHNKVFAQDKTYVFYCAHGLRSLYAAKQAFEMGLGPVFNLEGGFAAWVKADGEIEAAS encoded by the coding sequence ATGGCACAAACCATTATTAAAGGCATCAAAGCCCTAGCAGAAGAAGCTCGATTGAGCGTTGCAGACCTATCCATTAAGGATGCAAAAGCCTTGTTCGAAAACGAAGATTACGTATTCGTTGACGTTCGAGAAGCCGACGAGAGGCGCAAACTCGGCGTTATTCCTGGTGCGTTTACGTGTCCGAGAGGCATGTTGGAATTCCTTATTGATCCTGAATGTCCTGCTCATAACAAAGTCTTCGCTCAAGATAAAACCTATGTTTTCTATTGTGCTCATGGGCTTCGTTCCCTTTATGCAGCAAAACAAGCCTTTGAGATGGGGCTTGGTCCTGTGTTTAATTTAGAAGGTGGCTTTGCCGCGTGGGTGAAAGCTGACGGTGAGATAGAAGCGGCTTCGTGA
- a CDS encoding AraC family transcriptional regulator, whose protein sequence is MMPTRQIDSHSGVMTSNEMMAANPHSPALVKTIDMPKGYIDAMHQHTWHQVIFPIKGLLQTKTDHYQHLVPHTSALFVPAGIQHESIALSHTTFVGIYLNPSFGTEYEHQVRTIILTPFLNELLQEIRRQCEGFVSDEEVSRLLGVLHDQIMKDNVQTFQLLLPEDRRLKLIFEALTDTPALDWSLKQWGETVGASERTLSRLFSKEFNTSFQLWRQQIRLIYSLSLLDEELSIQSIADQVGYQNDSSYIKAFKAYFDVTPQQFRVNGRRG, encoded by the coding sequence ATGATGCCAACCCGCCAAATCGATTCTCACTCCGGTGTCATGACCTCCAATGAGATGATGGCTGCCAATCCTCACTCACCGGCACTTGTTAAGACCATCGATATGCCGAAAGGGTACATTGACGCGATGCACCAACACACGTGGCATCAAGTCATTTTCCCGATAAAAGGGCTATTGCAAACCAAAACCGATCATTACCAGCACCTTGTGCCCCATACCTCTGCGCTGTTTGTGCCTGCGGGTATTCAACATGAATCCATCGCGCTAAGCCATACGACATTTGTCGGAATCTATCTAAACCCTAGTTTCGGTACTGAGTACGAGCATCAAGTTAGAACCATCATTCTCACGCCGTTCTTGAACGAGCTGCTACAGGAAATACGCCGTCAATGCGAAGGGTTCGTAAGTGATGAGGAAGTATCGCGCTTGCTAGGCGTACTCCACGATCAAATCATGAAAGACAACGTGCAGACCTTTCAGTTACTGCTGCCAGAAGACAGGCGCTTAAAGCTGATATTCGAAGCGCTGACCGATACGCCAGCATTGGATTGGTCACTCAAACAGTGGGGCGAGACAGTAGGCGCATCCGAGCGAACTTTGTCGCGCCTGTTCTCCAAAGAGTTCAACACCTCGTTTCAACTTTGGCGGCAACAAATTCGGCTGATTTATTCGCTCTCTTTGCTAGACGAGGAGCTCTCTATCCAAAGCATTGCCGATCAAGTGGGGTATCAAAACGACTCTTCTTACATCAAAGCGTTTAAAGCCTATTTTGATGTCACCCCACAGCAGTTTCGCGTTAATGGTCGACGGGGATAG
- a CDS encoding MalY/PatB family protein has protein sequence MFKPQPTRSDIKDKFIKHDSQMLNQVYGTDQVVPYWIADMGFPIASPISQVMQQLVSRETFSYEFDSKTVFQSISDWNKELHGLELNSDNFVQVPGVLSAIALLIREFTKEGEGVLIQTPVYHQFRRLIESAGRTVVGNTMKIENEHYVMDFELLETQLKSGEVQMILLCNPHNPVGRVWTKAELERMVTLAQKYKVMIISDEVHADIVFDDATFTSMTSLSYENSLTIIGSPAKNFGLNSISNGYIYSDNQALRDKIKAASASLSIDHGNAFTTYATIAAYQHGKEWFEGFHAYTQNNRNWIIEFIERNLPQVKAFLPQGTNQIWFDFSGLELEASALKSLLTEEAQMALTPGTWFGEPDENYYRMNFACALEQIKTSFELLKAALDKRVLAK, from the coding sequence ATGTTCAAGCCACAGCCAACGCGCTCAGATATCAAAGACAAATTCATTAAACATGATAGCCAAATGCTCAACCAAGTGTACGGGACAGACCAAGTCGTACCGTATTGGATTGCAGACATGGGCTTTCCAATTGCATCGCCTATTTCGCAAGTCATGCAGCAACTCGTGAGCCGTGAAACCTTCTCGTACGAGTTTGATAGCAAGACGGTTTTTCAATCTATTTCTGATTGGAACAAGGAGTTGCATGGTCTTGAGCTTAACTCAGACAACTTTGTTCAAGTACCGGGTGTTTTGAGTGCTATTGCGCTGCTTATCCGTGAGTTCACCAAAGAAGGCGAGGGTGTGCTGATTCAAACTCCGGTTTATCATCAATTCCGACGTTTGATTGAGTCTGCGGGGCGAACCGTTGTAGGCAATACAATGAAGATCGAAAACGAGCACTACGTGATGGACTTTGAGCTTCTTGAAACTCAGCTAAAGAGTGGCGAAGTGCAAATGATTTTGCTGTGTAATCCGCATAACCCAGTGGGGCGTGTTTGGACCAAGGCAGAACTAGAGCGAATGGTGACTTTAGCTCAGAAATACAAGGTGATGATCATCAGTGATGAAGTACATGCCGATATTGTCTTCGATGACGCGACGTTTACCAGTATGACCTCATTGAGTTACGAAAACAGCCTAACGATTATTGGTTCTCCGGCGAAAAACTTCGGTTTGAACAGCATATCTAACGGCTACATTTACAGCGATAACCAAGCACTCCGCGACAAAATCAAAGCGGCGTCGGCTTCGCTTTCTATCGATCATGGCAATGCGTTTACTACCTACGCGACGATTGCAGCTTACCAACACGGTAAAGAATGGTTTGAAGGTTTTCATGCCTACACGCAAAACAACCGCAATTGGATTATCGAGTTTATTGAGCGCAACTTGCCTCAAGTGAAAGCATTCTTGCCACAAGGTACTAACCAGATTTGGTTCGATTTTTCTGGCTTAGAATTGGAGGCGTCTGCTCTTAAATCACTACTAACGGAAGAAGCGCAAATGGCGTTGACACCCGGAACCTGGTTTGGTGAACCGGATGAAAATTATTACCGAATGAACTTCGCTTGTGCTTTAGAGCAAATAAAAACCTCGTTTGAGCTGCTTAAAGCTGCTTTAGATAAACGTGTATTGGCTAAGTAG
- a CDS encoding DEAD/DEAH box helicase, translated as MLFSTLSLSSELIHALPKDFKKPTDIQALAIPELLSGKDVLALANTGSGKTLAYGLPLLEKLSVNPEQKALILVPTRELATQVSEAINQVGQAISLNAVCLCGGVDKEQQLQALAANPHILVATTGRLVDLANNGLELSNIHYLVLDEADRLLDMGFWPDVQNIAGQISNQRQTAMFSATFSDELKGKAKQLMHAPKQVAAHQENSTNQDIAETLYLVNKGSKTKALIELIKQNTWSQVLVFIGAKENADGLAKKLNKAGIATNALHGNKSQAEREEALVQFKSGQTQVLIATDLLARGIHIEQLPVVINFELPMHAETYVHRVGRTARAGEQGVAMSLVCHGETEALTAIRNLTQRELPTQDLEGFPVTDKPSTGESKRAPRDKKANRRTHAKKSIKQFQGKPKRQAPKAK; from the coding sequence ATGCTATTTTCTACTCTCTCGTTGAGTTCTGAGCTGATTCATGCACTGCCAAAAGACTTCAAGAAGCCAACCGATATTCAGGCTTTGGCAATTCCTGAACTACTCAGTGGTAAAGATGTGTTGGCATTGGCAAATACAGGCAGTGGTAAAACCCTTGCGTATGGTTTGCCTTTGTTGGAAAAGCTAAGTGTAAATCCAGAGCAAAAAGCGCTGATTCTAGTACCAACACGCGAACTAGCGACACAAGTGAGCGAGGCGATTAACCAAGTTGGTCAAGCTATTAGTCTCAACGCGGTGTGTTTGTGTGGAGGTGTCGATAAAGAGCAGCAACTACAGGCACTTGCGGCAAACCCTCACATTCTTGTGGCGACAACAGGTCGCTTAGTTGATCTGGCAAATAACGGGTTGGAGCTGAGTAATATCCATTACCTAGTGTTGGATGAAGCGGATCGCTTGTTGGATATGGGCTTTTGGCCTGACGTGCAAAATATTGCAGGGCAGATTTCAAACCAGCGTCAAACCGCGATGTTCTCAGCAACGTTTTCAGATGAGTTGAAGGGCAAAGCCAAGCAGCTCATGCACGCACCAAAGCAAGTCGCAGCGCATCAAGAAAACAGCACCAATCAAGATATTGCCGAAACGCTGTATCTAGTCAACAAAGGCAGCAAAACCAAGGCGTTGATTGAACTGATCAAGCAAAATACATGGTCTCAGGTATTGGTATTTATTGGCGCGAAAGAGAACGCAGATGGTTTGGCGAAGAAGCTGAATAAAGCGGGTATCGCAACTAATGCGCTGCACGGTAATAAGAGCCAAGCAGAGCGAGAAGAAGCGCTGGTGCAGTTTAAATCTGGGCAAACACAGGTGCTAATTGCCACCGATCTATTGGCGCGCGGTATTCACATCGAGCAACTACCAGTAGTGATTAACTTTGAGTTGCCAATGCACGCAGAGACTTACGTTCACCGAGTTGGACGTACAGCCCGTGCAGGCGAGCAAGGTGTTGCAATGTCACTGGTCTGCCATGGAGAAACTGAAGCTCTTACAGCGATTCGTAACCTGACTCAACGTGAATTGCCAACGCAAGATCTTGAAGGTTTTCCAGTAACGGATAAGCCATCAACAGGCGAAAGCAAACGCGCCCCACGCGATAAAAAAGCCAACCGTCGAACCCATGCCAAAAAGAGCATTAAGCAGTTCCAAGGCAAACCGAAACGCCAAGCTCCTAAAGCTAAATAG
- the sigZ gene encoding RNA polymerase sigma factor SigZ codes for MLAEWLAHKEQLKNYIVKQTGDPDLADDILQEVYIKASQKIDQLEARSKIKSWLYRITHNAIMDHYRSHRSYEELIDNQVEEEMPIELENLQTMGHCLRPMFECLPEKYRQAMILSELDGLPQQTVADQLGLSLSATKSRIQRGRVKLKALLVEYCNVEAGRGGIVDFSPEPQCLHMAQVYSAEVA; via the coding sequence ATGTTAGCAGAGTGGTTAGCGCACAAAGAGCAGCTCAAAAACTACATTGTCAAACAGACCGGTGATCCAGATTTGGCAGATGATATTTTGCAAGAGGTGTACATCAAAGCGAGTCAAAAGATCGATCAGTTAGAAGCGCGAAGCAAAATCAAAAGCTGGTTATATCGCATCACCCATAACGCGATCATGGATCATTACCGATCGCACCGAAGTTATGAAGAACTGATAGATAATCAGGTTGAAGAGGAAATGCCGATAGAGCTGGAGAACCTCCAAACCATGGGGCATTGTTTGCGCCCAATGTTTGAGTGCCTACCAGAGAAATATCGCCAAGCTATGATTCTGTCTGAACTCGATGGTTTGCCTCAACAAACGGTCGCGGACCAGTTGGGACTTTCGCTTTCTGCGACGAAAAGCCGAATTCAGCGCGGTCGAGTCAAGCTCAAAGCCTTGTTAGTTGAGTACTGCAATGTTGAAGCAGGTCGAGGAGGTATCGTTGATTTCTCACCAGAACCGCAGTGCCTTCACATGGCTCAAGTGTACAGTGCTGAAGTGGCATAA